The following proteins are encoded in a genomic region of Protaetiibacter sp. SSC-01:
- a CDS encoding thiol-disulfide oxidoreductase DCC family protein, protein MTAVRVPLPRTRPVLVYDGDCAFCTTWVNRLRDLLPRFPEALPYQWIDYAELGLDEHDVTHYAWYVTPGRQLGGHLAFSALLRIQRASWWRFAGWLLATPPFSWAGWLGYAFIAANRHRLPGGTPTCALPPSERG, encoded by the coding sequence GTGACCGCCGTGCGAGTGCCCCTCCCGCGCACCCGCCCCGTGCTCGTCTACGACGGCGACTGCGCCTTCTGCACGACGTGGGTGAACCGGCTGCGGGACCTGCTGCCGCGCTTCCCCGAGGCCCTCCCCTACCAGTGGATCGACTACGCCGAGCTCGGCCTCGACGAGCACGACGTCACCCACTACGCCTGGTACGTCACCCCCGGGCGTCAGCTCGGCGGGCACCTGGCATTCTCCGCGCTCCTACGCATCCAGCGAGCCTCGTGGTGGAGGTTCGCCGGCTGGCTCCTCGCCACTCCCCCGTTCTCGTGGGCCGGCTGGCTCGGGTATGCGTTCATCGCCGCCAACCGGCACCGGCTGCCCGGTGGAACCCCCACGTGCGCCCTGCCCCCGTCGGAGCGCGGATGA